The following is a genomic window from Hymenobacter chitinivorans DSM 11115.
AATGTGCGGGGTGTACTTTTCAATTCTCGCCGCCCGGGTTTTGGCTTGCTTGGGGGCGGCAAAAAACAGCAGGTAGCCGCGCTGCCGGCCGGGCGTCAGGGTGTGGAACGCGGCTTTCAGCGCGGCATTAGCGGCCAGGGCATCGTGCAGCTCTTCGGGCAGGGGGAAGTCGGAGGTTGGCTTACGCGCCACTTTCAGGCCGGCCTCCTCAACGGCAATTGCCTCCCGGATATAGGTGTGCAGCACGGACTCCAGCCGGAGTATTTCCTGGGCGTCGGTAAACCGGATCTGGCGGGCGGCCTGCACGTTCGGGGTTTGCTGCACGAGCAGGCTGTTTGGGTCGCTGAGCAGGGCGCCGTTGAAGAAGTTGAGGGCGCAGTAGTCCTTGAAGGCGTGGATGAGCACGACGTTCTTGGTGCCGAGCGTGTAGCAGGGCACGCCCCACTTCAGCTCTTCCGTGAGGCCGCTCCCAAGCGCCAGGGCGCGCAGGGCATGCAGGGCCGGCTGCCATTTTCGGACGCTGCAGGCGGGGGTAGCAACCAGGGCGCAACGGCCGCAGCCATCGGCAAAATACAAGTCAACGGAGGGAGCCATTGTGGGGAGGGGTTAGCGGGTGAGCAGCTGGCCGACGATATCCTGCAGGCGGTTGTGGGCCAGGTTGAGGCCCTTGGCAAAGGGCAATTGCAGCTGCTGGTTGCGCTGGGCCACCGAGCGGTAGACGATGTGCATGCGCAACTGGCCGGCCCCGTTCGGAAGGCTTTCGAACTCCAGGAATTCCAGCTGGGGGCCGAAGGGCGCATTCTCGATTTCGAAGGTGCGGGTGATTTTCTGGTCGGGAACAAACTCGTGGATGACGCCCCCGGCCCGGAACACCACCTGGCCCTGGGCATTGGTGGTTTCGAACTGCCAGCCGCCGTGCTTGTGGTTGTCCAGCTTGAGCACCTTGGTGCCCATCCACTGCTCGATGATGGCGGGGTCGGTGTAGGCCGTGAAGAGCAGGGGCAGCGGCAACTCGAAGGTGCGGGTGATGAGCAAATCCTGCTGCCCATCTTCGGCCTTGACTCGGGTTTTGGGCTCCATCTTATGCGGGGTTTTGGGGGTGGCGCGCTTTGAGCAGGGCTTCCAGCTGGTTGAACCGCTCATCCCACATCTGGCGGAAGGGCTCAACGAAGTCGGCTATGGCTTTGATGCCGACCGGGTTGAGGTGGTAGTACATTTCCCGGCCCTTCTGCTCCTGGGTCAGCAGCTCGCACTCGGTCAGGATTTGCAGGTGCTTGGACACGGTGGGCCGGGCCGAGTCGAAGCTGGCGGCAATGGCCCCGGCCGTGAGCGACTGGGAGGCCAGCAGCAGCAGAATGGCCCGGCGGGTGGGGTCGGCAATGGCCTGGAAGGCGTCGCGGCGTAGATTCATCGTGTAGCTATGTGACTACAAGTATACGCGTAGCTATGTGACTACGCAAGCTTCTGCACGTTTCTTTTTGCCGCCGGCCAGCTTAGCTACCCGCCGGCCAGCGGTACATAATATCGGAGCGGAGGACGTATTTGACGCCCTGGGTTACTTCGCTGCCGGCGTGGTAGAGGCTGTGCAAAAATACGAGGGCCATGCCCTGCCGGGGCTGCACCCGCAGGTCGCGAAAGGTGGTGTCGCCGCCCTGGAAGTTGTCGTTGAGGTACACCATAAAGGTGAAGCAGCTGGCCTCGGTGGCGGAGCGCTGGTAGCTGCCGTCGAAGTGGCCGCGGAACTGGTGGCCGCGCTGGTAGCGGTAGAACCGGAACAGCTCGTTGAGGCCGCAGGCGTGGCCAGGGCCCAGCTGGGCGGGCACGAAGGGCCGGACTTGGTCCCAGAGCCGGGTGGCCAGGTCTTCACTCTGGTAAAAGGCGCGGCTGTTGTTGCGGATGTGGGGTTTGACACGGGCCCCGGCGGCGGTATTGACGGCCGCCAGCTCGTAGCCCAGGGTTTCGCTCAGGGCAATGTATTCCAGGCATTCCTGGCGGGTAAGAAAGTCTTCAATCAGGAAGATGGAGTTGGTGAGGGCGGTGTATTTCACGGAAATAGAATGGAATTAAGAGGTAGAAAAAGAGCCATTACCGCTGAATTAGGCCCCAGAAAGAGTGAATCCGGGGGTTGAGAAACTGCGGCCAGGCTTTGGACGACTGCGGCCAGGCTTTGGAGCACTGAAGCAAGTGTTTGGACAGTCGGAGCCAGGCTTTGGACAGTTGAGGCTAAGCTTTGGACAGTCGGGACCGGGCTTTGGACGATTGAGGCCGGGCTTTGGACAGTCGGGACCGGGCTTTGGAGACTTGAGACCAGGCTTTGGATGGTTGGGGCTAGGCTTTGGACGGTTGGGGCCAGGCTTTGGACGGTTGGGGCCAGGCTTTGCCTTTTAAGTAAGAAAAAGAGGCCCCGCCCGGGGCCTCTTTTTCTTACTTACGGTCTTACGCGCCGTCCATGCGCACGATTTTGGGCGTGAACGAGCCCAGCACGTCCACCAGCTCCTGCTGGCTTTGCATCACGGCGTGGATGTCCTTGTAGGCCATCGGGGCTTCGTCTACTCCCCCACCCTGCAGCACCACGTCGTGGTCTTTCAGGTACTGGCGCACCTGGGCTTCGCCGAGCTCCTGCTTGGCCCGGGTGCGCGACATGAGCCGGCCCGCGCCGTGGGAAGCCGAGGCCAGGGACTCGGCCACGCCCCGGCCGCGCACGATAAAGCCGGGGGCGGTCATCGAGCCGGGGATGATGCCCAGCACGCCCTGGCCGGCCGGGGTAGCGCCCTTGCGGTGCACGATTACCTCGCGCCCATCGGCCAGCCGCTCTTTCCAGGCGAAGTTGTGGTGGTTTTCCACGTTGGCCAGGGGCCGCTCGCCCAGGGCTTTGGCCAAGCGGTGGTGAATCTGGTGGTGGCAGGCCGAGGCAAAGTCGCCGGCCAGGGTCATGGCCGCCCAGTACTCCTGGCCCAATTCGCCATCGAGGCCCAGCCAGGCCAGGTGCTTGGCCTCGTTGGGCAGCTGGCAGTTTTCCATGGCCAGCTTGGTGTAGTGGTTGGCGACGCTGGCACCCAGGCCGCGGGAGCCGGAGTGCGACAATAGTCCCACGTACTGGCCCACGGGCAGGTTCATGTCGTTGGAGGGGTCGGTGATGTCGACCACGCCGAACTCGACGAAGTGGTTGCCCGAGCCCGAGGTGCCGATTTGCTCGGCGGCGGTGGCCTGCTTGTTGCGCAGGAAGGGCACGGCCCGGAACGTGTCGCTGTCGAGCACCTCGTGGCCGAGTTTCTTGCCCCGGTCGAAGCCGGTACGGTTGCCGAAGCGGGTGTGGTCGAGCAGCAGCTTTTGCAGCTCCTGCACCCGCTGGCTGATAAACTTGGGCGGCAGGGCAAACACCGACAGCGCCATGCGGCACCCGATATCAACGCCCACCGCGTAGGGAATCACCGCGTTGTCGGTGGCCAGCACGCCGCCGATGGGCAGGCCGTAGCCGTGGTGGGCATCGGGCATGAGGGCCCCGGCCACGGTGACGGGCAGCTTCATGGCCGTGTCCATCTGGTGCAGGGCGCCGGGCTCGATGTGCTCAGCGCCATACAGGGCGTAGGGCTTGCGGGCCACCAGCTCGATGTGGCGGGACGGGGGCGGCACTAATGCGGCGGCCACGTGGCTCCAGTCGAGGTGGGTGGCAAAGTCGTGGGGCGCGGCCAGGATGTGCTGGAGCAGGGCCAGCTGGTCGGTGAGGGAAATTTTCTTGAGGTGCTTGCGCTGCAATTGGGCCAGCGCAAGCCCGATGGCGCGGCCTTCGGGGAAGCCAAGCTGCCGAAGGTCGTTGCCGCGTAGTTGTTGGGCCATAAAAAAGAGTGTCCGCAGACGTGAAGTTGAAGGAAAAACGGCCGGCAGTAAGGCGGCGGCACCCACAATTCGGTGCCGCCGCCGGGCCGCGTGTAGAAAAGCTGATCCGCAGGACCCCACCCCCGACCCCTCCCCTCCGGGAGAGGGGAGCCGGGCGGCGCGGACGCAAGGTGCGAGCAGACGTGAGCCGGCGGAAAAGAGCTGCCAGGCGACGGAAACGGGTAACAAGGTGGGTAGTCCGGGAGCGTATTTTCAAACGAAGGAATACTACCCGACGACACCGTTTCCGGCCCGGCTCCTGCAGTGGGCAACGGGGCGGGCAGCCCCTAAAACTGTGCTCTAACCAACTGAGCTACTGCCTGGCGGCAGGAAGGACTTGAACCTTCGACCCCAGTGCCCCTAGCGAAGTAAGGCTGCCCTACGGCACCACTGCGGGATGTTGGTTGATTGTTGGTTGTTGTCCGTTCTGGCGTGTGGTCCCAACAACAATCAACAACCAACAATCAACCCTATACAAAACTCGTTGGGGCAACTGGGTGCCCAGCCCGTTATCCTGCTCTAACCAGCTGAGCTACCGCCGCTCCGCAGAACGACGAGGAGGATTCGAACCCCCGACCCGGGCATTAACAGTGCGAAGTAAGGCTAGGCTACGGCACCCAACGAGAGCCTATTCCATTCTGATTTCGGGGCAACAAACGGGGCGCCCTAACTACTGGCGCGTCTACGTTTCGCCACTGCTCACCGCGCGGCAAGCAGGCGGGAGTCGAACCCGCACGCCCTTGCGGGCACCAGGTAACGACGAAGGATTGCGCCCCTACGGCACCCGAAAAAAAGAATGGGTAAGAACAGACCAACCGGGGTAATAAAGGGGAAGCACGGCCGAAGCCATTCTGCTCTACCAAGCTGAGCTACTGCCGCCGCCGGGAAAACCCGGCACCGACAGGCGGGACTCGAACCCGCGACCCGAAGAAATGCTTCCCGACGACACCCGGCGGGATATTGTACTCGATAAACCAAGCCCCGGGCCAGGGCTACGGGCGCCAGACGTTGTCGGCGCTGCTCGTGAAAACAGCGCAGCGGGAGTCGAACCCAGGCCGAGCCGTCCGAAGACAGCCGGCTTCACCAAGCGAAGTATCGCCCGGCGACGGCACCTGGCCCAAGAGTTGGTCATCGAGTAGTCGGAGGCGGGCCCGGCCCGTTTGGCCGGGCGTTTAGGCCCCCGACAAGGTTGGTTTTAAGCGTGAAGAGGTACTGTAGAGACGCATACTTGCGTCTCGTCGGCCGCGCCACCCTGACGATTGTCGTTCAACGCTGAGACGCAAGGTTGCGTCTCTACATTGTTCAGCGAGTGCCTTACCGGCCAGCCAGCTCCGCTTCGAAGGCCCGGAGCACTTCGTGCGGGGGCTTAGGGTCGAAGATGGCAAAGTCGATACGCCGGAAACTATTGCGCCAGCTCGGTTCCAGCAATACTTCGGCAAACAGCCGGGCAACTTGCGCCGGGTCGTTGCCGAAGACGCCACAGCCCCACGCCCCCAGTACCAGAGCCTCGCAGCCGTGGCGCAGGGCCAGGCCCAACACCTGCCGGATGCGCCGGCGCATGGTGGGTTCCAGCTCGGGCAGCAGCTCGGGGGAATTGCGCCGCAGGGCCCCGGCATTCACGGCCGGGGAGGTGATGATGTCGACGCGGTAGGGCTCCGGGAGCCAATGGCCGGCATCGTCGAGCAGCACCGGCACGCCGGGCGAGTAGATGGCGTAGTCGCTGTAGAGGCCATTGAGGTGGGCGTTGTGCTGG
Proteins encoded in this region:
- a CDS encoding YdeI/OmpD-associated family protein, which codes for MAPSVDLYFADGCGRCALVATPACSVRKWQPALHALRALALGSGLTEELKWGVPCYTLGTKNVVLIHAFKDYCALNFFNGALLSDPNSLLVQQTPNVQAARQIRFTDAQEILRLESVLHTYIREAIAVEEAGLKVARKPTSDFPLPEELHDALAANAALKAAFHTLTPGRQRGYLLFFAAPKQAKTRAARIEKYTPHILSGKGLHD
- a CDS encoding SRPBCC family protein, which codes for MEPKTRVKAEDGQQDLLITRTFELPLPLLFTAYTDPAIIEQWMGTKVLKLDNHKHGGWQFETTNAQGQVVFRAGGVIHEFVPDQKITRTFEIENAPFGPQLEFLEFESLPNGAGQLRMHIVYRSVAQRNQQLQLPFAKGLNLAHNRLQDIVGQLLTR
- a CDS encoding metalloregulator ArsR/SmtB family transcription factor encodes the protein MNLRRDAFQAIADPTRRAILLLLASQSLTAGAIAASFDSARPTVSKHLQILTECELLTQEQKGREMYYHLNPVGIKAIADFVEPFRQMWDERFNQLEALLKARHPQNPA
- a CDS encoding prolyl hydroxylase family protein, translating into MKYTALTNSIFLIEDFLTRQECLEYIALSETLGYELAAVNTAAGARVKPHIRNNSRAFYQSEDLATRLWDQVRPFVPAQLGPGHACGLNELFRFYRYQRGHQFRGHFDGSYQRSATEASCFTFMVYLNDNFQGGDTTFRDLRVQPRQGMALVFLHSLYHAGSEVTQGVKYVLRSDIMYRWPAGS
- a CDS encoding RtcB family protein; this encodes MAQQLRGNDLRQLGFPEGRAIGLALAQLQRKHLKKISLTDQLALLQHILAAPHDFATHLDWSHVAAALVPPPSRHIELVARKPYALYGAEHIEPGALHQMDTAMKLPVTVAGALMPDAHHGYGLPIGGVLATDNAVIPYAVGVDIGCRMALSVFALPPKFISQRVQELQKLLLDHTRFGNRTGFDRGKKLGHEVLDSDTFRAVPFLRNKQATAAEQIGTSGSGNHFVEFGVVDITDPSNDMNLPVGQYVGLLSHSGSRGLGASVANHYTKLAMENCQLPNEAKHLAWLGLDGELGQEYWAAMTLAGDFASACHHQIHHRLAKALGERPLANVENHHNFAWKERLADGREVIVHRKGATPAGQGVLGIIPGSMTAPGFIVRGRGVAESLASASHGAGRLMSRTRAKQELGEAQVRQYLKDHDVVLQGGGVDEAPMAYKDIHAVMQSQQELVDVLGSFTPKIVRMDGA
- a CDS encoding TIGR02452 family protein, whose amino-acid sequence is MNREHRQQLARLTLEALDTGRYHTSSGTEVSIEAWQHAAVSGSLLYRPADAEAVGQEPGLSSNTPAEVRVYQATTLEAATRLSREFNRVGVLNFASARNPGGGFLGGSQAQEESLARSSGLYPCQLQFPEMYQHNAHLNGLYSDYAIYSPGVPVLLDDAGHWLPEPYRVDIITSPAVNAGALRRNSPELLPELEPTMRRRIRQVLGLALRHGCEALVLGAWGCGVFGNDPAQVARLFAEVLLEPSWRNSFRRIDFAIFDPKPPHEVLRAFEAELAGR